A genome region from Hevea brasiliensis isolate MT/VB/25A 57/8 chromosome 7, ASM3005281v1, whole genome shotgun sequence includes the following:
- the LOC131181367 gene encoding uncharacterized protein LOC131181367: MRRDREDRNRRNDGGANVANPNRNEGRFRAEHRNEGYEEDEWNDDEYDEAYDYGNYHYGGRGHRPPRGRGPRGRRGGRNFRFGDHWDRDGNDERVDGNLASIKMQIPPFHGKDNPDVYLEWERQVELIFECHHYSEEKKVKLAAVEFKEYAIVWWDQLLSRRRRNGQRTVETWDEMKGILRNRFVPPYYHRELLQRLQKLTQGTKSVEEYYKAMEIALIRADVEEDREATMVRFLNGLNPEIANIVELQPYGGSCCNVASSLLVDKLGLPTTTHPKPYGLQWLNDCGKLRVTKQVVVPFTIGKYNDEVLCDVVPMVATHLLLGRPWQYDRSVVHDGRKNRYTVTKEGRTYSLLPMTPGQVHEDQMRILRSIEEKKETWREKLREAELDESEKKEKREEKERKREIKEKKMRANEKKESSGQKESGEKRMSLYVKEREVREALHSGRPLCVLMYKEVNLCVTDLDSHLPSDALSLIQEYEDVFPNELPPGLPPIRGIEHQIDLVPGAQIPNRPAYRTNPKETKELQRQVEELMEKGYVRESMSPCAVPVLLVPKKDGSYRMCVDCRAINKITVKYRHPIPRLDDMLDELHGASVFSKIDLKSGYHQIRMKIGDEWKTAFKTKYGLYEWMVMPFGLTNAPSTFMRLMNHVLRNFIGKFVVVYFDDILIYSSNIDEHLHHLRLVFDVLRNEKLYANAKKCSFCLDKVVFLGFVVSSKGVQVDEEKIKKFPWIG, encoded by the exons ATGAGAAGGGACAGAGAAGATAGAAATAGGAGGAATGATGGGGGAGCAAATGTGGCAAATCCGAATAGAAATGAAGGTAGATTTCGGGCAGAACATAGGAATGAAGGGTATGAAGAAGATGAATGGAATGATGATGAGTATGATGAAGCTTATGACTATGGCAACTACCATTATGGCGGAAGAGGGCATAGACCACCTAGGGGTAGAGGGCCTAGGGGAAGAAGGGGTGGCAGAAATTTTAGGTTCGGTGATCATTGGGATAGAGATGGGAATGATGAGAGAGTTGATGGGAATTTAGCTAGTATAAAAATGCAAATTCCACCTTTTCATGGGAAGGATAATCCAGATGTTTATTTGGAGTGGGAGAGACAGGTGGAGTTGATTTTTGAGTGCCACCATTATTctgaagaaaagaaagtgaagttagcagCTGTAGAATTCAAAGAGTATGCAATTGTATGGTGGGATCAGTTGTTGAGTAGGAGGAGGAGAAATGGGCAACGAACCGTGGAGACATGGGACGAAATGAAGGGAATCTTAAGAAACAGGTTTGTGCCACCTTACTACCACAGAGAGCTGCTTCAAAGGTTACAAAAACTCACTCAAGGTACTAAAAGTGTCGAAGAATATTACAAGGCCATGGAGATAGCTTTGATTAGAGCTGATGTTGAGGAGGATCGGGAAGCTACAATGGTTCGCTTTTTGAATGGGTTAAATCCTGAAATTGCTAATATTGTGGAGCTGCAACCTT ATGGTGGGAGCTGTTGTAATGTGGCTAGTTCACTCTTGGTGGACAAGTTGGGTTTGCCTACTACTACACATCCAAAACCATATGGGTTGCAATGGTTAAATGATTGTGGGAAGTTGAGGGTTACAAAACAGGTGGTTGTGCCATTCACCATTGGCAAGTATAATGATGAGGTACTTTGTGATGTTGTACCTATGGTTGCTACGCATCTTTTGTTGGGCCGTCCATGGCAGTATGATAGAAGTGTTGTGCATGATGGTAGGAAGAACAGGTACACGGTCACTAAGGAAGGTCGAACATACTCATTGCTTCCTATGACACCAGGTCAAGTGCATGAAGATCAAATGAGGATTCTTAGAtccattgaagaaaagaaagaaacttggagagaaaaacttagagaggccgagctggatgagagtgaaaagaaagagaagagagaagaaaaagagagaaaaagagaaataaaagaaaagaaaatgagagcaAATGAGAAAAAGGAAAGCTCGGGGCAAAAGGAGAGTGGAGAGAAGAGAATGAGTTTGTATGTGAAGGAAAGAGAAGTTAGAGAGGCTTTACATTCAGGAAGACCTCTTTGTGTACTTATGTACAAGGAGGTTAATTTATGTGTTACTGACCTTGATTCACATTTGCCTAGTGATGCTTTGTCTCTTATACAGGAATATGAAGATGTCTTCCCGAATGAGTTGCCACCAGGATTGCCACCTAtcagagggattgagcaccagatcgACTTGGTACCTGGAGCACAAATACCGAATAGACCAGCATATAGAACAAATCCTAAAGAAACAAAGGAGTTACAAAGGCAAGTGGAGGAGCTTATGGAGAAGGGCTATGTTAgggagagcatgagcccatgtgCTGTACCTGTGTTGCTAGTGCCAAAGAAGGATGGGAGTtatcgcatgtgtgtggattgcagagccatcaataaaatcactgtaaagtatagacacccaatccctcgccttgatgatatgcttgatgagttgcatggtgcaagtgtgttttctaagatagatttgaaaagtggttaccaccaaataagaatgaaaattggtgatgagtggaaaactgctttcaaaactaaatatgggttgtatgaatggatggtgatgccatttgggctcacaaatgctcctagcacttttatgcgtttgatgaatcatgtgttgaggaatttcattggaaaatttgttgttgtgtattttgatgacattttgatttacagcagtaacatagacgagcatttgcatcacttgagacttgtttttgatgtgttgagaaatgagaaattgtatgcgaatgcgaaaaagtgttcattttgcttggataaggttgtttttcttggttttgttgtaagtagtaaaggtgtacaggttgatgaagagaaaatcaag AAGTTTCCATGGATTGGCTAG